CCTTGCCGGCGCCGCTCTCGCCGTGGAGGATCACCGTGGCGTCGCGAGGGCCCACGCGCTCGATGAGCTTCTCCACGCCCTTGATGGCCTGGGACTCGCCGATGAGGCCGTGGAACCCTTTGCGCGCCTCGTCGGCGCTGGGCACGAGCTCCATCCAGACTTCGATGTTGCCGATGCGGTAGCCGCGCCCGGGGAGCCAGCCGTCGACGCCGCGGGCGAGCTGGCCGGTGTCGATGCCGAAGGCGTCGAGCTCCCAGACGCCGTTGGTGGAGACGTCCTCGAAGCACCAGCGGCCGTTGCGGAGGAAGAGCCGAAGGTGGATGCGGGAGACGCCGCCCACCTGCGGCACCCGGATGGTCGCGGCGCCCCAGCCGATGGTGGCCTCGTCGCCGGTGAGCTCGTAGTACCAGACGTTCTTGTGGACGAAGCGCAGCCGATAGCGCATCGGCTGGGCGCGCTCGCGCGGGATGACGTTGGTGCGGGGCAGGTTGCCGACCAGAGGCGGGAGCTCGGGCGGCTGGTTGGGACCTTGCGACTTGCGGGACATGGCGACCTCGGGGTTTGGGGTTTGGCCCGGGAGATCGCGGATGATGGGCGCCCCCCGGAGCCCGGTTCACAGAGAGTACGAGCGGTTCGTGGGTCACGGATTAGAATTGATGGGGCAGGTGGACCCAGAGAATCCCTGGTCGCGGATTTCCTGCGGTACCAACAAGAACCATGGCGGTGGACACAGGTGCAGCACCCGTCACCTGGGGTGAAGGCGCGGGTCCAGCTAGCGGCTAGAGCAGAATGGGAGGTTCCACACGAATCCATCGGTGTCAGGGCTGCCAACTATCCTCCGTCCACAACGCTCGATTGCGCGGACCCACGTGAGGACCAAATGCAGAACGGAGAGCGCGAGTCGGAGTTCCGACCGCAGCTTGCTCAGGTGGTAGAGGCGCAATCTGATCCAATCCGTCTGAACCGCTAGCGGGGATGCAGAGAGGATTCACTGCGCAAGATCAAGCGCAGGCTGATAGCGGTACATGGACGAACTCCGGAGGGCGCATGCGCGAGGCAAAAGAGGCACGACGCGAGGTGATCCTGTCGATCGTCACGGAGCTCGTCGACGCTCTCGAAACGGCGAACCTTCCAATCGAGAAGTCGCTTATGAAGGCGATGCGACTTGCCCGAGTGATGCGTGACCCCGACGCACAGACCTGGATTCAGCACGAGATTCAGGGATATCCAAAGCAGGACAAGCTGATGTCTCAGAAGCTTGGTAATTGCGCCAAGTACGCGCTGCGCTTCTATGCAAACGGTGAACTCGATCCAGCGAGCCTTCCCCAAATTGAGGCTGATGTTCACGCCACCAAAGTCGTAATGGAAAAGATCCAGGTGCCTGCGCCGCGTGAGAGCGTCGCAAACTTTCTTGAGTCTCGAGCCACAAACGACGTGATCGACCATGCGATGACTGCATTGACTAATGCGCGTACGGCTCACACCAATGCTGTTCACCGTTTCCACCGACTGGTCGGATCACTGCATCAGTGGGCGAGCGACGTCCTGATTTCATTGGAATTTGATGGCGTGACAGAGACAATGTTTGAGGAGTCGCGCCGCCAAGTCGAAGAATTCGTGCGCATCGCTTGCCCAAAGGCGGCTCATCAGTTGGTAGCTGCAGAGGAGCGGCTCGCGAACGGGGACCCCGAGTCGCTCTCAGCTGCGCTCACTTCATGCAGACGATTGTTCATGAGCGTGGCCGATGCTGTGTTTCCGGCTACCGACCAACCCTACGTTGATGGGTCCGGAAAGAAGCGGAAGGTCGATGAGGGATCGTACAAGAATCGGCTGCTTGCATTCTTCGAGGGCGCGACGAAGAGTGACTCAACTAAAGCAATGTTGAGCGCTCAGCTCGAACAAACTGCTGCACGAGTCGATGCGGCCTATGACCTGTCCTGTAAGGGCGTTCACGCGGACGTCGACTCCTCAGAGGCGCGGCTTGCCATGATGGAGACGTACTTGCTGATAGCCGAAGTCGCTCGGCTCGCGCGGCAACAAGGCGCTCTCGCGAACCGTAGCGACGTCGGTCCCACGAATCCCTCTGGCCCCTCGTCGAAGCCCGCCGCATAGAGAATCGCGTATAGATCGGCCTAGAGGCGCCAACACCAGGAATAGGGCAGAGCTCGCCGCGCAAGTTTCGGCGCCCTCTTTCGAGAATCCTGCCGGGCCAAGCTGCAGACAACCCAAAGGAGCATCTAGTTATTGATAATTAGCTTGAGAGGCCGCGTTGAGGTGGGGAGAGCCGCGATTTGACCAGCGGTGTCCAAGCGCCTCGCGCTAGCCTCCTCAGCTTCTTTGACTAGGAATCCGTTCGCATCTGCGGTCGCATCAAGCTGAAATTGCCGTGTGTAGTCAACGCCATCTGCGCGGATGCGAATGCGCACTCGCAACACCTGGCTCGGTAGTCTCCAGTCTGGATGTTGGAACTCGGGGTACGCGTAGCTGTTCGGCGTAAATCCCCAAGCGCCGCTTCCTTCAATTCTTATGGCTATTGCGAGAGTCTGAGCCTCTCGCCTTGCAAAGTCTTGAATTTCCCCCTGCGGGACTAGTGAGGGGTTGAGTAAAAGTACAAGTTTGCCGTCGCCCCCAAGAAAAGGTGAAGTTGGCTCAGGTGCCGAGGACCATCGTCCAGACATCTCTCGACCCTCAAAAAGAGTCCTGTCCTTGTCATCGAAAAATGAAACCAGTGCTCTCACTCTGGCGACGTAAGGGCCGTTGTTTAAGACAACGATGTGGGCAATTTGCATCTTTCCATCTGGGCTGCCAGCAGTATTTCCGGGTTCAAGTTCAATGGGTGTCCAAAGGGCCCGAGCCTGGCGCTGTTCGTTTCCCGGCGTTGACGTGTCTCGAACCAACATTTCGCCGATAGAGAGCGGATCGACGGGGAACTGAACCTTCTCGCTTCCCTGTGGCGCTAAGCCGTGTGTGGCCCTGTTTCTTTCTCCTGAGAGAATTCGAAGAGTCTCTTCCTCTTGTGGTGTCACCAAGCCTTTCGCGGCGAGTGCCTGAATGCTCGCGCCGAGACCTAGTTTTGGGAGGCTCGTTCTGTCGGTGTAGGCCAAAGCGAACCGCGCTGCTGCTTCTAGGGCTGACGCCGCTACCTGTACGAAAGCCCAATATGGCTCCCGGATGCGGTTCGCTTCCTCGAGTAGAGCCAGGATCCGTTCTCGGGAGAGAACCTCTAGATCCTCAGTTCCGGCGTCGTTGGTGACGACGATTGAGAATCGCCATCCTCTTCGGGCCGCAATTTCCGCGAGTCGCTTCAGAGGAGTCGCATCGCGGGCAGTTGCCGACCGAATAGCGATCAAGACTGTTTCTGTGCCTCTCCGAGCGATCAGGTCCGCCCGCAAGCCATCATCAAGGTCGGCGTCGCGCTCTATAGAGTAGCCTTCTTTCTCGTATTTAGTTGCAAGCTCGGCCAATCGCCCCTGTTCACTCTTCACGGGAGGACCTCCGGACTAAACTCTGAAGTCACAAAGATGTATACGAATTCAGCCGGACCATCGCCAGAGAGCGCCATGTCCAGGGCGTCTGCAAGACGCTCAGTGGCTCGTTCGATCCTGGCAATATCGTTCTTTTTCCATTCAATGCGGCGCAGGTGGATGTCCTTTACTTGGTTGTCATTGAACAGGACCTTTCGACTGTCACAAAGAGCGTCGAGAATGGGCTTGGCGATGTTGTCGAGGTCGCCATCCGTGTCACCCCAATCCTCGCAAAGATGAACAATTCGAATCGATAGATCCACAAATTGAATGGATTCCGTTTCCGAATCTATGTCTCGCTTTGCAGCCTCGATGACCTGCTTCTTCCAGGCGTCGCGACCTCTTGGGGCCGCCTGGAGGGACCGGGGAGTTCCCACCACTATTATCTCTCTAGTCTCAGGTGGGGGCGAGGATGGAGCCCGAACGACTGACGGGGTGGGTGGTACGGCTGGGGATGGTTCTCCCTGTGTCTTGGCTAGAGCGATCGGTGATGGGTGAGGTTCCGCAGCTACGGAGGAAGGCGCGGAAGCCGACTTGGGCTCAGTAGGGCTTGGGTTCTGGGCCGATCCGACGATGCCCGAAAAAGTGCCGGCTGCGATTTCGATGACGCGCATCAAGAAAGCCCAGACACGTGTCACGACGGCTCCCAACGAGAATCGCAGACGCAGCTGTTCCCGAACCGAGAACTGCTGCCAAATGACTGTAGCTTACTCGGCGTTGGCGGGTTCATGCGGTAGAAGCTCGTCCACGACGTGACCTTGGCCACGAACGGGTGGAACGCCCCCGCGCCCGCTACCGCGCGCACGATCGTGCGATGCTTCCCGAATGCGCACACGACTCGCGATCGGGCTCGGACTGGCGATGTTGTTCGGCTGCGGTTCGAATTCCGCATCGACCTCCGCGTCGTCGACATCTTCGGGCTCCGGAACGAGCTCCCTCGGCGCAAGCGGCGCCTCGACCGGAACCACCGGGACGCACGGCAGCTCGACCTCCACCTCCGGCACGTCGTCGACATCTTCGGGCTCCGGAACGGGCTCCATCGGCGCGAGCAGCTCCTCCACCGGGACCACCGGGACGCACGGCAGCTCGACCTCCACCTCCGGCACGTCGTCGACCACTTCGGGCTCGACGTCTTCGGGAACGTCCTCGTCGACGTCGGGCACTTCATCGACCTCGGGCACCAGCGGCAGCAACCTCTGGGTGACCGGCTACTACGTCGGCTGGGAAGCGCAGACCTACCCGGTGAACGTGGTCGACTTCGCGGCGATGAGCCACGTGGTGATCGGCCCGGTCATCCCGCAGGCCGACGGCTCGCTCGACACCACCTTCAGCATCGACGCCACCAGCGGTCCGCAGTGGGCCAGCTCCGCCAGCACCGCGGCCCACGCCGCCGGCGACCACGTGCTGCTCTGGGTGGGCGGCGCCGATTCGGCGTCGGGCTTCGAAGGCGCCACCTCGAGCGCCAACCTGAGCGCCTTCGTGAACGCGCTGCTCGCGGCGATGCAGACCACCGGCGCCGAGGGCGTGGACCTCGACTGGGAGCCCATCCCGACCAGCGACGAGGCGTCGTTCCTCGCGTTGCTGCAAGCCCTCCGCGCCGCCGCGCCCAACGCGATCCTCACCATGCCGGTGGGCGCGCTGAACATGAACATCGACACGGTCGACGGCTTCTACGTGAGCGCGTCGGGCATCGTCGATCAGATGAACATCATGAGCTACGGCGTGGCCGGCGCGTGGTCGGGCTGGGAGAGCTGGCACTCCTCGCCGCTCTCCGGCGAGTCGCCGAGCACCCCGGTCAGCATCGACACCTCGGTGACCGCGTACGAGAACGCCGGCGTGCCCGCGTCCAAGCTCGGCATCGGCGTCGGGTTCTACGGGCTCTGCTACACGCCGCCGGTCACCGGTCCCAAGCAGGCGCTGAACGGCTCGAGCATCCCCGCGTCGGACGGCACCATGAGCTACACGAACATTATGGAGAGCTACTACGACGCCTCGGCTGCCCAGTGGGATGACGTGGCGCAGGTTCCGTACTTGAGCTTCGCGTCGGCCACCGGCCCGGCGGGGTGCTCGTACATCTCCTACGACGACGCGCAATCGATCGCCGCCAAGGCGAGCTACGTGAAGTCATCGGGGCTCGGCGGGGTCATCGTCTGGGAGATCGCCGAGGGCTACTTGCCCAACGCCGCGTCAGGGGGCCGCGACCCGCTGATGGAGGCGATGCGCACCGGCTTCCGTTGAGGGCGCGTCGGCACGATCAGCCGCTCGGCAGGCTGCACACTAGAGATAGGCCGCCTGGCCGGTCGCTTCGTCGACGTGTACGACCATCGGTCCATCGAGGATGTGGCCCTGTTTATCTCTTCGCTCGAACACAACAGCCCAATAACCGGGCCTTCGACGGGCGCCAAGCATCCTAAGCGGCCAGCTCGGGTCTGCATCTTTGGCCACGAATCGCTCGGCGATTTCACACGCCTCGCTTTCGGTCATCGGTCCTCCGCCGGTCGCGCGCACGCTTCGAGGATAGTCGACGTCTGCCAGCTGCGTCGGACGGCACCATGAGCTACACGAACATCATGGAGAGCTACTACGACGCCTCGGCTGCCCAGTGGGATGACGTCGCGCAGGTTCCGTACTTGAGCTTCGCGTCGGCCACCGGCCCGGCCGGCTGCTCGTACATCTCCTACGACGACGAGCAATCGATCGCCGCCAAGGCGACCTACGTGAAGTCATCGGGGCTCGGCGGCGTCATCGTCTGGGAGATCGCCGAGGGCTACTTGCCCAACGCTGCCTCAGGGGCTCGTGACCCGCTGATGGAGGCGATGCGCACCAACTTCCGGTGAGGACACGATGTCGACGACGGGGCCGAAGTAGGTGGTTTGCCAATCGGGACTGGAGACCTGCCGCAGATGGACGTCAACGGGTCGCCGCCCTCGTGGTTCTGGTCGACGCTTGAGTCGGCCCGCCCCAGCCTGCGGCGCTTGGCACGAGTCCTCGAGAATCTCTCAAAGGGCCAGCTCATCGAGTTCGGGCGCGTCTTCCGAGACGCAGCCGAGGCAATCGTTCCTTACTGGGAAGGGCCTCTCGTCGATGGCATCCAGTTCTCGGAGGACGACACCGAGGATCTTTGCCACTGGATCGTGGGGCAGGGCCTCGAGACGTGGCAGAGGGCAATCTCGGAACGAGATCTGCAGTTCCTCGCGCGCGAGGCCTGGCAATCGCGCCGAACGAGTACGGGGCGCTCGACGGGTTGGGATGACGACCTCGACCCGGACAGTTTCCTTGGGAGTCGCTCGATCTTGGGAATGGCCAGCGCCGTATTCGAGGCAAGATTTGGCGAGTCGCTCTTCGATGCACTCGGGGATTGATTGAGTCCTGGTTGTCGCCGCGAGCCTCGCGGCGCTGGCCACTGCGCCGAACCATCTCAGTCCTTGTTCGCTCGATACGCCTGCCACTGCTCCCAGGCGAGCTCCGGATCGAGGTCCGCGTAGCCGCGGGCTCTCTCCATCTCCTGTGCGTCGCGGGGTTTCATGGCAATGCAAGGGGACTTGTCGCGGAGCTTCTCGAGCTCCTCGCGCGTGAGCGGTCTTCCGTTCTTGGTCTCAACCGCACCCAGCGTTGCAGCAAGGCTGGGCACGAACACCATGGCGAGCTCGCTGACCTTGCGTGAGGTCCCGCCCGGTTTCCCGAGGCGCCAGACACCGTACGGGTTGAGGCAGATGGAGCTCGGCGGGTAACCCACGTCGGGCCAGCGCTCGACGACTCGGCGTGGACTGTGTGCATCCGGAGAGAAGGTCTGGCCCGAGAGCAGCAGCGGATCTTCGGCGAGCTGGTAGACGTTCAGCGTGGTCAGCAACTCCTGCATCTCCGGCGCATCGCCGTGAACGTCCACGCGCGAGTCCGGAAGCGAGAAGGCATGCATGCCGCACGACTGGACGCTCTCGTGGTCTCCAAGCATCACCACCACCGCGCGATGCCATGAATTTGGGTTGGCCGAGCCCAGCAGCTCGAGCCAGCGGTCGCGCTCCCAACCGAGCTTCGATTGCTCGACTCGCACGGCCAGCCCGCCGGGAAGCTTCTCGACGAGCGCGAGTGCGTCTTTGCGGCCGGAGGCCAGATCGAAGGGGCAATAGAGCACCAGGGCGCCCGCCGCTCCGTCGATGGCGACCATTCCCTTCTTGTCGACCGTGCCAAACCCGAAGGCGGCCGCGAAGGACCCATCTCGAGGGTTTTCAATCCACTCGTTGGGAACGGGCACGTGCTTGGGCTGCTTGGTGCACGGCACGAACAATCGAACGCGTTCGATGGGCTCTTTCTTGGTCATTGCGACACTCGTTTACCGAATAATTGGAACGACGCGTTGCACCCAAGCCGCTTGAACCCATTCGCTCTAGCATGTCAAAGCCTCTGGTCTACCGCCTTGCGCCACTGATCCTGCTGGGGCTCTGCCACTGCGGATCTTCGATCCACCTCTGCAAGTCGGACCTTCCCGATGGCGGCTGCATCGCGCGGGTCGTGTGTCCCGACCAGTCCTGCAAGGCCTTGGAACAGGAATTGGCCGACGACGAGCCCGGAAGACCGAACCCCGCCGCGGTGCAGTGCGTCCACACTGGCGGCGGTTGCGAGTAGCGACATGGACGCCGACGCGGCGGGCGCGACCCGCTGATGGAGGCGATGCGGACCAACTTCCGTTGACGCCGCATCGGCTCGATCAGCCGCACGACCGCCTCGCGTCGAGGCCCGTGACTGGGGCGTGACCGCGATCGCGTAGTGTGATGCCTTGCCGTCGTCTGGCCCGCTCTGAGCATTGCGATCGGGAAACTCCGTTCGCGTTGGAGCCTGTGATGTGGGCCATCCTGAGCCTCTTGGTTTTGCACTGGTCGGTGTCGATCTTCGGGCAGTCGTTCTTCCACCACCGCTACGGTGCGCACCGGATGTTCCAGATGAGCCCGTTCTGGGAGCGGTTCTTCTACGTCTTCACCTTCATCGCCCAGGCGCCGAGCTTCCTGGTGCCGCGCGCGTACGCGATCTTGCACCGGCAGCACCACGCGTTCTCCGACACCGAGAAGGATCCGCACTCGCCGCTGTTCTGGCCGAACGCGGGCGTGATGATGCTGCAGACCAAGCACCGCTACGACGCTTACGCGTACAAGCGTGAAGAGCCCGAGGCCCGCTTCGACGGCGGAGTCCCCGAATGGCTGTTCCTCGACAAGCTCTCGCAGCACTGGGGCACGCGGGTCTTCCTGGGCGGCCTCTTCGTGCTCTTCTACTTGCGCTTCGCGCCAACGCTCTGGTGGTTCCTGCTGCTGCCGATTCACTGGCTGCTCGGACCGATCCACGGCGCCATTGTGAACTGGTGCGGCCACAAGTACGGCTACGTCAACTACGACAACGGCGACCACTCGAAGAACACGTTGATCTTTGACTTCGTCACCTTTGGCGAGCTCTTCCAGAACAACCACCACAAGTTCGGGATGAGCCCCAACTTCGGCGTGCGCTGGTTCGAGCTCGACCCGTGCTATCAGGTGATGAAGTTGCTCAACCTCGTGGGCATCATCGACATGTCTGGCGCGCAGGTGCCGCGATATCCGCTGGCCCAGGTGGCGCCAGCGACGCCCAAGTAGAAATCCCGGGTCGCCGACGTCGCCACCTTGCCCCTACCCCCTGCGCGGCACGGTCGAGACGGTATGCGCGGCGCGTGACAACCCGAATCCGCCCTCTCGACGAGCAATCGATCGCCGCCAAGGCGAGCGACGTGAAGCCATCGGGGCTCGGCGGCGTCATCGTCTGGGAGGAGCCGGCGCCGTGCCCGGCGGTGGCGGTTGTCTGAACGGCCTCATCCCGCCGCCGGCTCCGAGGAGCACGGCATCGTACTTCCCGAGGGTCAGGTCCCCGCGTCGGTGGCGAAGTCGCCGGTGGAAGGCCCCGAGGCGAAGTCCGTCATCGACGAGGTGCCCGGTCCCTGGAAGCGGCGGAGGATCATGTTCCCGCTCGACGGCGCGCAGGTGAAGTTGGCCAGGACCGGGTAGCCGCTGGTGTCGAGCCCCAGGTTGGTCGGCGTGCAGCTGACC
This genomic window from Deltaproteobacteria bacterium contains:
- a CDS encoding RusA family crossover junction endodeoxyribonuclease, translating into MGTPRSLQAAPRGRDAWKKQVIEAAKRDIDSETESIQFVDLSIRIVHLCEDWGDTDGDLDNIAKPILDALCDSRKVLFNDNQVKDIHLRRIEWKKNDIARIERATERLADALDMALSGDGPAEFVYIFVTSEFSPEVLP
- a CDS encoding glycoside hydrolase family 18 protein, translating into MTGYYVGWEAQTYPVNVVDFAAMSHVVIGPVIPQADGSLDTTFSIDATSGPQWASSASTAAHAAGDHVLLWVGGADSASGFEGATSSANLSAFVNALLAAMQTTGAEGVDLDWEPIPTSDEASFLALLQALRAAAPNAILTMPVGALNMNIDTVDGFYVSASGIVDQMNIMSYGVAGAWSGWESWHSSPLSGESPSTPVSIDTSVTAYENAGVPASKLGIGVGFYGLCYTPPVTGPKQALNGSSIPASDGTMSYTNIMESYYDASAAQWDDVAQVPYLSFASATGPAGCSYISYDDAQSIAAKASYVKSSGLGGVIVWEIAEGYLPNAASGGRDPLMEAMRTGFR
- a CDS encoding acyl-CoA desaturase, translated to MWAILSLLVLHWSVSIFGQSFFHHRYGAHRMFQMSPFWERFFYVFTFIAQAPSFLVPRAYAILHRQHHAFSDTEKDPHSPLFWPNAGVMMLQTKHRYDAYAYKREEPEARFDGGVPEWLFLDKLSQHWGTRVFLGGLFVLFYLRFAPTLWWFLLLPIHWLLGPIHGAIVNWCGHKYGYVNYDNGDHSKNTLIFDFVTFGELFQNNHHKFGMSPNFGVRWFELDPCYQVMKLLNLVGIIDMSGAQVPRYPLAQVAPATPK